In Vigna unguiculata cultivar IT97K-499-35 chromosome 3, ASM411807v1, whole genome shotgun sequence, a single genomic region encodes these proteins:
- the LOC114176490 gene encoding dihydroceramide fatty acyl 2-hydroxylase FAH1-like, with protein sequence MVAQKFLVDLNKPLVFQVGHLGEDYDEWVHEPIVSKEGPRFFGSDFLELFTRTAWWVIPTVWLPVASWFISNSVKSDLPSEQVAPFVLLGIFVWTLAEYTLHRFLFHVKTKSYWGNTFHYLLHGCHHKHPMDSYRLVFPPVAAALLALPIWNLVKLMCTPSIAPAVFGGILLGYVMYDCTHYYLHHGQPKSEVPKSLKKYHLNHHYRLQNYGFGITSPLWDKVFGTVPPPPSKSDVKRR encoded by the exons ATGGTTGCCCAGAAATTCCTCGTGGATTTGAACAAGCCTCTTGTGTTCCAG GTTGGGCATCTTGGCGAAGACTACGATGAGTGGGTTCACGAGCCTATCGTAAGCAAGGAAGGCCCTCGCTTTTTCGGGAGCGATTTTCTGGAG TTGTTCACGCGCACTGCGTGGTGGGTGATTCCGACCGTTTGGTTGCCTGTTGCGAGTTGGTTCATTTCTAATTCTGTAAAGTCAGACCTCCCTTCTGAACAAGTGGCTCCTTTCGTCCTTCTGGGAATCTTTGTGTGGACTTTGGCGGAATACACCTTGCACCGATTTCTCTTTCATGTTAAAACCAAGAGCTATTG GGGAAACACCTTTCATTATCTTCTCCATGGCTGCCACCACAAGCACCCCATGGATAGCTACAGACTTGTTTTCCCCCCTGTTGCAGCGGCTTTGTTAGCTCTCCCG ATCTGGAACTTAGTGAAGCTTATGTGCACCCCTTCAATTGCTCCTGCCGTGTTTGGAGGTATTTTGTTGGGCTATGTGATGTATGATTGCACTCATTACTACTTGCACCATGGTCAGCCAAAATCTGAAGTTCCCAAAAGTCTAAAG AAATATCACTTAAATCATCATTATCGTCTCCAGAACTATGGCTTTGGGATCACTTCACCCCTGTGGGATAAAGTTTTTGGAACGGTTCCTCCTCCTCCATCAAAGAGTGATGTGAAACGTAGATAA
- the LOC114175070 gene encoding uncharacterized protein LOC114175070 translates to MSRYDGTTDLEEHVDVFTTQAGLYTSDDAILYRVFPTSLKGSALNWFTRLPPNSIDCFDTLVTRFGIQFVTSKPHHLTSLALINIRQEKGESLREFMKRFGMISLNISNLNPEVAMHHLVTALKPGSFVDSLCKKPVSNLDELRTKATKFMQMEELKEFRSTTQSDTREKKYIDRERVLTQRPDSRFKDSRQPKYNRYTPLVSNKARILEEALNADLIATPQRVPTPPNADTTKHYRYHRNYGHTTEDCFTLKDKIEEPIQVGYLRRFVKREERGFSSTEEREGRYEKRPRRTLGYQERQEEGTRRRVEPEKDDEQDVREKPLRGVINYISGGFAGGRATMSARKKYIRAIQNVNVVSTCPWRHMPPITFCDDDFQAIDPQHNDPMVISVEIDDFAISKTLVDQGSSVDILYWVTFKKLRISEVEIQQYSESIMGFSGERVNTKGYIDLFTKFGAGRTTRTVKIRYLIVDAHTSYNILLGRLSLNMLGAVISTYHLAIKFSSTSGDIVTVHVDQPTARRCYTDSLRERPIHQVESPTSLQYQNQTQVFSPGNLVWRMASAARKHEGKFLPNWE, encoded by the coding sequence ATGAGCCGGTACGATGGCACTACTGATCTAGAGGAGCACGTGGACGTATTCACCACCCAAGCAGGGTTGTACACTTCAGATGACGCAATTCTTTATCGTGTGTTTCCAACGTCCCTGAAGGGTTCTGCACTCAACTGGTTCACACGATTACCACCTAACTCTATTGATTGTTTTGATACGTTGGTCACCCGTTTCGGCATTCAGTTCGTCACCAGTAAGCCACACCATCTCACTTCTCTAGCGCTAATAAATATACGACAGGAGAAGGGAGAATCTCTGCGAGAGTTTATGAAGCGCTTCGGGATGATATCGTTGAATATCTCTAATCTAAATCCTGAGGTCGCCATGCACCACCTTGTAACAGCGTTAAAGCCTGGCTCGTTCGTTGACAGTCTATGTAAGAAGCCCGTGAGCAATCTGGACGAGCTTCGAACCAAGGCAACCAAATTTATGCAGATGGAAGAATTAAAGGAGTTTCGCAGTACGACCCAATCAGACACTCGGGAAAAGAAATACATTGACAGAGAAAGGGTGTTAACGCAGCGACCTGACAGTAGGTTCAAGGACTCTAGACAACCAAAGTACAACAGGTATACACCCCTCGTGTCTAACAAAGCGAGAATTTTGGAGGAGGCCTTGAATGCCGACCTAATAGCAACCCCTCAAAGGGTCCCGACTCCCCCAAACGCGGATACCACTAAGCATTATCGGTATCATCGAAATTATGGGCACACGACGGAGGATTGTTTTACCCTGAAAGATAAAATCGAAGAGCCTATACAAGTAGGATACCTGAGAAGATTTGTCAAACGGGAGGAAAGGGGATTCTCTTCCACAGAAGAGCGAGAAGGTAGATATGAGAAGCGACCACGAAGAACGTTAGGGTACCAGGAGAGGCAAGAAGAAGGCACCAGAAGGAGGGTTGAGCCCGAGAAAGATGATGAACAGGATGTGAGGGAGAAGCCATTGAGAGGGGTGATCAACTATATATCAGGAGGCTTTGCAGGAGGCAGAGCCACTATGTCCGCGAGAAAAAAGTACATCCGAGCAATCCAAAATGTCAATGTCGTATCTACATGTCCTTGGCGGCACATGCCACCCATCACATTCTGTGATGATGATTTTCAAGCCATTGACCCCCAACACAATGACCCAATGGTGATCTCAGTGGAGATTGATGACTTTGCAATAAGTAAAACCTTGGTAGACCAGGGTAGTTCAGTGGATATCCTGTATTGGGTCACTTTCAAAAAGTTAAGAATTTCGGAAGTAGAAATCCAACAATACTCGGAGTCGATCATGGGCTTCTCAGGGGAGCGAGTGAATACAAAGGGCTACATTGATTTGTTCACCAAATTCGGAGCAGGGAGAACGACGCGAACGGTAAAAATTCGATACCTTATTGTTGACGCTCACacctcttataatattttgctaGGGAGACTTTCGTTGAACATGCTTGGTGCGGTGATATCCACATATCACTTAGCTATAAAATTTTCGTCAACTTCGGGGGACATAGTCACTGTACATGTAGACCAGCCAACTGCACGCAGATGCTACACAGACAGCTTAAGAGAAAGACCCATACACCAAGTTGAGAGCCCAACATCGCTACAATACCAAAATCAAACCCAAGTCTTTTCACCAGGAAATCTAGTGTGGCGAATGGCAAGTGCTGCCCGAAAACACGAGGGGAAGTTCTTGCCCAACTGGGAATAG
- the LOC114178631 gene encoding N-acetylglucosaminyl-phosphatidylinositol de-N-acetylase-like isoform X2 — protein sequence MFFTPTINFLTSKGHNIQILCLSTGGAEGKGNIRKRELFQACVALKVPMQQVKIVDHHDLQDGFDKVWNHSLLAKIIEEEITSCSIDMIITFDCYGVSGHCNHRDVHYGVCKLLHDTLQRDIEVWELVSTNILRKYSGPVDIWLSIFLAMLHSNGTMHCLVNENSRRSFKAMAQHSSQWVWFRKLFVTLSSYTYMNTLRKVR from the exons AT GTTCTTTACTCCAACTATAAATTTTCTGACTTCAAAGGGACATAACATTCAAATACTATGCTTATCCACTG GTGGTGCAGAAGGCAAAGGCAATATCAGAAAACGAGAGCTTTTTCAGGCTTGTGTAGCCCTCAAG GTTCCGATGCAGCAAGTAAAGATTGTTGACCATCATGATCTGCAG GACGGTTTTGATAAAGTTTGGAACCATAGCTTACTGGCAAAGATTATCGAGGAAGAAATAACCAGTTGTTCAATTGATATG ATTATTACCTTTGACTGCTATGGTGTCTCCGGCCATTGTAATCATCGTGATGTGCATTATGGAGTGTG CAAGCTACTGCATGATACTTTACAAAGGGATATCGAAGTTTGGGAGCTT GTTAGCACCAATATTTTGCGCAAATATAGTGGTCCTGTTGATATTTGGTTGTCCATCTTTTTGGCCATGCTGCACTCAAATGGAACAATGCATTGCTTAGTCAATGAGAATTCTCGTAGGAGCTTTAAAGCAATGGCCCAACACTCAAGCCAATGGGTGTG GTTCCGCAAGCTTTTCGTGACCTTGTCCAGTTATACTTATATGAACACTCTTAGAAAGGTAAGATAA
- the LOC114178631 gene encoding N-acetylglucosaminyl-phosphatidylinositol de-N-acetylase-like isoform X1 codes for MAFILITAPLFFLFLWIISLCKVLILPRIPFAKHFTHNGRSFRKRNVLLVTAHPDDESMFFTPTINFLTSKGHNIQILCLSTGGAEGKGNIRKRELFQACVALKVPMQQVKIVDHHDLQDGFDKVWNHSLLAKIIEEEITSCSIDMIITFDCYGVSGHCNHRDVHYGVCKLLHDTLQRDIEVWELVSTNILRKYSGPVDIWLSIFLAMLHSNGTMHCLVNENSRRSFKAMAQHSSQWVWFRKLFVTLSSYTYMNTLRKVR; via the exons ATGGCCTTCATTCTCATCACTGCACCTCTCTTCTTTCTATTTCTATGGATCATTTCTCTTTGCAAAGTTCTCATTCTCCCTCGCATCCCTTTCGCCAAACATTTCACTCACAACG GCAGATCATTTCGGAAGAGAAACGTCTTGTTGGTTACTGCTCATCCGGACGACGAATCCAT GTTCTTTACTCCAACTATAAATTTTCTGACTTCAAAGGGACATAACATTCAAATACTATGCTTATCCACTG GTGGTGCAGAAGGCAAAGGCAATATCAGAAAACGAGAGCTTTTTCAGGCTTGTGTAGCCCTCAAG GTTCCGATGCAGCAAGTAAAGATTGTTGACCATCATGATCTGCAG GACGGTTTTGATAAAGTTTGGAACCATAGCTTACTGGCAAAGATTATCGAGGAAGAAATAACCAGTTGTTCAATTGATATG ATTATTACCTTTGACTGCTATGGTGTCTCCGGCCATTGTAATCATCGTGATGTGCATTATGGAGTGTG CAAGCTACTGCATGATACTTTACAAAGGGATATCGAAGTTTGGGAGCTT GTTAGCACCAATATTTTGCGCAAATATAGTGGTCCTGTTGATATTTGGTTGTCCATCTTTTTGGCCATGCTGCACTCAAATGGAACAATGCATTGCTTAGTCAATGAGAATTCTCGTAGGAGCTTTAAAGCAATGGCCCAACACTCAAGCCAATGGGTGTG GTTCCGCAAGCTTTTCGTGACCTTGTCCAGTTATACTTATATGAACACTCTTAGAAAGGTAAGATAA
- the LOC114176077 gene encoding tubulin beta chain-like: MREILHIQGGQCGNQIGAKFWEVICGEHGIDHTGNYSGDSELQLERINVYYNEASGGRYVPRAVLMDLEPGTMDSVRSGPFGQIFRPDNFVFGQSGAGNNWAKGHYTEGAELIDSVLDVVRKEAENCDCMQGFQVCHSLGGGTGSGMGTLLISKIREEYPDRMMMTFSVFPSPKVSDTVVEPYNATLSVHQLVENADECMVLDNEALYDISFRTLKLANPTFGDLNHLISATMSGVTCCLRFPGQLNSDLRKLAVNLIPFPRLHFFMVGFAPLTSRGSQQYRNLTVPELTQQMWDAKNMMCAADPRHGRYLTASAMFRGKMSTKEVDEQMINVQNKNSSYFVEWIPNNVKSSVCDIPPTGLKMSSTFVGNSTSIQEMFRRVSEQFTAMFRRKAFLHWYTGEGMDEMEFTEAESNMNDLVAEYQQYQDATADEEEYEDEEEDVA; the protein is encoded by the exons ATGAGAGAAATCCTCCACATCCAAGGCGGCCAGTGCGGCAACCAGATCGGAGCCAAGTTCTGGGAAGTCATCTGCGGCGAGCACGGCATCGACCACACCGGCAACTACAGCGGTGACTCCGAACTCCAACTCGAGCGCATCAATGTCTACTACAATGAGGCCAGTGGCGGAAGGTACGTTCCACGTGCCGTCCTCATGGATCTGGAACCCGGCACAATGGATTCGGTCAGGTCCGGCCCCTTCGGTCAGATATTCCGGCCCGATAACTTCGTCTTCGGGCAGTCCGGCGCCGGTAACAACTGGGCCAAGGGTCACTACACCGAGGGTGCCGAACTTATCGATTCCGTCTTGGATGTTGTGAGGAAGGAGGCCGAGAACTGCGATTGCATGCAAG GGTTTCAAGTGTGCCACTCTTTGGGGGGTGGAACCGGCTCCGGCATGGGAACCCTTCTGATATCGAAGATCAGAGAAGAGTATCCTGATCGTATGATGATGACGTTCTCCGTTTTTCCTTCCCCCAAGGTATCTGACACAGTTGTGGAGCCGTACAACGCCACGCTTTCTGTTCACCAGCTCGTTGAAAATGCCGATGAATGCATGGTTTTGGACAACGAGGCTCTCTACGATATCTCTTTCCGTACCTTGAAGCTTGCTAATCCAACTT TTGGGGACCTTAACCATCTCATCTCTGCAACGATGAGTGGAGTTACTTGTTGTCTACGTTTCCCTGGACAGCTTAACTCTGATCTTAGGAAGCTTGCGGTGAATCTGATTCCATTCCCTCGTCTCCATTTCTTCATGGTTGGATTTGCACCCTTGACATCAAGAGGATCCCAGCAGTACCGGAACCTGACGGTGCCGGAACTCACTCAGCAGATGTGGGATGCTAAGAACATGATGTGTGCTGCGGATCCACGCCACGGTCGTTATCTGACCGCATCCGCAATGTTCCGTGGAAAGATGAGCACGAAGGAGGTGGACGAGCAGATGATAAACGTGCAGAACAAGAACTCTTCTTACTTTGTTGAGTGGATACCCAACAATGTGAAATCCAGCGTTTGTGACATCCCTCCAACGGGTCTTAAGATGTCTTCTACTTTCGTCGGAAACTCAACATCGATTCAGGAGATGTTCAGGAGAGTGAGCGAGCAGTTCACAGCGATGTTCAGGCGCAAGGCTTTCTTGCATTGGTACACTGGTGAGGGAATGGATGAGATGGAGTTCACTGAAGCTGAGAGCAACATGAATGATCTGGTAGCAGAGTACCAGCAATACCAGGATGCTACTGCTGACGAGGAAGAGTACGAGGATGAGGAAGAGGATGTTGCTTGA